Below is a window of Drosophila miranda strain MSH22 chromosome 3, D.miranda_PacBio2.1, whole genome shotgun sequence DNA.
CCCCACATTTAGCCGGATTATTCTGGACAGCTCGAGTGcgagatatatgtatgcaaaTAGCGTTCCCAAAGTTTCGCTCATATATTCCCTGGGACGGGGGCTTTCCTCGCCTCCGCTTTTCCCCTGCCATTTCGCTTGTTATCAGCTTTTCGAGTGTTTCCTTTTGAGAGACTTGCGTCACATGTCGCTGAAACTGTAATACATATTAATGAAAACAAATgcgcagaaaaaaaaaaggaaaacacagaaaaaaaagcCACACACTGCCACTCAAAATAAATACAACGCGACTCAGAGACAAGAAGCAACGTCCGACAAATCATCGAATCACTTTAGCATGCAAATATTCTTCTCGCTGgttctttcttttcttttttgctttatttatttatacttCCCACATTGATGCTCTCCACGGAGATCAGGGGATCATGATCGCCGAGTGCTGCGGGTTATCGTGGGCTGCGATTAAATAGGTTATCGCCGTCGGCAATCGTTCGATTAACGAGCGTCGAATTTTCTGTTTTGCTGGCAGAGTGGGGAGCGGGAAATCGACTGAGTTTACAGCTGTTCAATGGGGGCTTATGAAGAGAGGAATGTGTATATTTATTCcggtttttccttttttataACTTCTCATCGAACTCTTTCTTTGATTTATTCCCATTGCAGCTGAAAATATTATGGAAAAAGCGAAAGCGTATATCAAAAATGAACTTCGTGGTGGCAtccagccacagcagcagcagcagcagcagtcccTTCAATCCGAGCCAGCAACCACGCCCACACCACCATCAGGACGAGGTCCTTCTCCGGCCTCgtccaagcagcagcagcagcagctgtatCCACACTGCGAGCTGATGCCCTcaccaggagcagcagcagcagcggcgcacCGAGCAAGGACACCCAGCGACCTTTACCACCAGCATGCCTTGTCCCTGGGCTatgcgcagcagcagcagcagcactacTATCCGGCCCATACGGGGGTCAAGTCCACGGGTCGGGCATCGGCGCCACCCGATCACCACATGGTCATTTCCGTGTGCTTTGTGTGTGGCAGCCAGGGGGGCTACGAGATGCAGGCCCTACGCGTGCGccagagcccggagaggccgAACGAGTCGTTCTTCCCGTTTCTGGAGCGGCACGAGCCGCCACACGGGATGGCCAGTGTGACGTCCAGCCAGGAGTATGTGTGGGCCTGCCTGCTCTGCTTCCGGTCCCTCAACGAGCAGTGGGACGCGTACGAGCGCCAGAAGAAGCCCATGCTGCAGCGCATCTATCACATGAAGCGGCTGGACGGCAAGGGCTACATTGGGGCGGATGTGGCCACCCAAAGCGAGTACGCGGCCCAGGTGCTGGGCCTCAGTGCGGAGCATCTCGGTCAGAACGGGCTGGCGGAACTGCACGGCATGGATCCCTACGCCCTGGCCCGCCACTATTCCCCCCACCAGCCACCGGGGACGCCCACGACGACACCTCATCACCTTAGTACCTCACGGAATGCCTCACCCTCGCCCATATACGGTGGTGCGGGGGGTGCGGGTGACTATTATCCACGGACTGCCACCACGCCCACAAGCaaccacaacagcaacagcaacaacaacaacaaataccTGAGTCGGCCGCAATCGCGGGACATGCCAGTGGCCTCGCCCTCCTCGCGACCGCCCAGCGAACCGCCGGCCCCAAAGAGCAGCAGTGGTGGCTATTCCCAGCACAAATTCAAGCCGGGCAGCGCTCCCGGAGCGGCTGCATCTCCGTATCCGGGACAGGCGACGAGCTACCATCCCGCCCAGTaccagcagctgcagcagcagacggCGGCCTACCACCTGCTGCAGCAGGCGGCAGCGGGCGGAGGAGGCGGTCCTGAGCACCCGCAGGCCCACTACAAGGGCAATCCATACAGTGCGATGCCCTCGCCAGGCAGCGCCCACCTGGGGCCGCCCCCGACAGCCGGCCTGGAGGACGACAACGCCACGGTGCTGGACCTGCGCAACGTGAGCGCCAGCGTGAGTGCCTCGACAGCGCCGCGACAGAGCGCCGCCTCGGCCGCAACGACCAGTCAACCGCAAGCGGAAGTGGGCATACTGGACCTCTCCATGCCCGACAAGAACTCCATCACGGAGGTGTGCTACGTCTGCGGGGACGAGCAGCGGCGCGGCAGCCTCATCGAGCTGAGCACGGTGAAGTCCAAGGAGTCGCGACTCGGCCAGTCCGTGGCCTACTTTCCGCTCTTCAACGAGCAGCATCCGCGCCCCGCCCGCTCGCGGCCCAAGGATCCGCGGGGCATGATCCAGGCCTGTCTTCCCTGCCACGAAGACCTCATGCAGCAGTGGAACGCCCAGCAGGTCAGTAAATAATTCAAGTACTTGCTACTAAATTTACTCCAGCAAAGATCGATGGGCATATACCCATATGGAGCAGTTTTATGCGAAATTAGGAAACTTTGGGGATTTTTCCCATTCCAATTTCAGAcaaagaagagagagagagagagaggaagttTCCGATTGTTCAGCCTCAATAGCCGCATCGATGTAGTCCCTCTCTCACACAGTAGCTGTGCCAGTCGGCCtacctctctcgctctctctctctcgaataaatattttaaaaatatttttctaCCATTGGAAATGGCATTGGATATTTCTGTACtggagaaaaaaaaacattgaaACAATTCTCAGAATTTTTTGTGGTAACGGAATATGCATTTCATTTTGTTTCCGAGAATGGAAATTCTACGTAAAAAGCCTGGGATTTTCCGATTTCCCAATCGAACAGAATTTTCTTTAAATTTCACAGAAATTGCATTTGTTTAAAGCTAATAGAAATGTTTATTGATGCTGGCATATTTCCCGACTTCCCCGCGGACTCTATACAATATCTCGCCGCTCCCTCGtttgttatttattttgtgAAAATTTCCATATTGTTCAGTCTGGCATGAATAAttgtattaaataaaaacagtAAGCTTGCGGGTGGCAAAGGGGTGGAGTGAAGGGAGGCGTTGGATTAAAGAGGAAATGCAAAAATAGCCAAGCTGTTGGACTTCCTGTATCAAAGATTTGATACCCTATAGCCTATAGTTACTGTTTGGAGGGTGTGACCCTCTCAAAAGTGCCATCATACCCTCGTGCGGGGTATCCAAAACGGAAGAGACACAAATTTGCGGCAGCGAGTACTTTTTCGCGTCACACGAatcaaaaatatacaaaacgaaacacacaaacaaaatgtTGCCACAGCATCCGACCACGATGATGAAGAGGATGATGCCCATAATGATCTTGCGGCTGCTGCTCTTGGCTGTCGCTGGCGCCATGGCGGTTGACCCGAGAACAAGACCCTCTCCACTCTGCAGACGATTAATCAGTGGGGTCGGGTCGGTCGTCGTCGTCCACAAGCAGGCGTCCCCGCCTtggcccctgcccctgccccgaAACAGGAGGATTTATCAACATCCCACCAGGCTCTGACAGAGGGTCAGATGGCGAgggagagtgtgtgtgtgtgtgtgtgtcggtgTCAGTGTCTGGGAGTCAAGGGGAGGGAGCGGCGAGAGTCACAGATAGGCGGCGAGTGTTGTGGGAATTTTGACCGCAGGGTCGCTTGTGTTTCTGATTAAATTTTAATAGCTTTCCGCGATTATTTCTCTTCTTTTTATACGCATTTTCGTTGCTTCACAGGTATACCCTAGAAGAGGGTATACCACTGTATACGTCTTGATGGCACCTTTCCCCTCGATTGGGATTCCTTTTCCTGGAGAATCACTAGAAACGATTGCTCGGAAGGGTATCAAAAGCGTCGCCTACCGAAACCAAATTTTAATAGCTTTCCGCGATTATTTCTCTTCTTTTTATACGCATTTTCGTTGCTCCACAGGTATACCCTAGAAGAGGGTATACCACTGTATACGTCTTGATGGCACCTTTCCCCTCGATTGGGATTCCTTTTCCTGGAGAATCTCCACAAACGATTGCTTTGAAAAGGTATCAAAAGCGTCGCCTACCGAAACCAAATTTTAATAGCTTTCCGCGATTATTTCTCTTCTTTTTATACGCATTTTCGTTGCTTCACAGGTATACCCTAGCAGAGGGTATACACTTTATCTTGATTACCTTTTGATGGCACCTTTCCCCTCGATTGGGATTCCTTTTCCTGAAGAATCTCCACAAACGATTGCTTTGAAAGGGTATCAAAAGCGTCGCCTATTAAAAATAGGTACATTTTTTTggtgttttctttttgtttctcATTTTCAGCTGTTGGTTCTTTTTGATTCGATTTGATTTTATTTCTGTATGCGAAATGTATTTATAATTTTGAGACATCGCCCCGGTTTTGCGGCCATCGATGATGGCAGTGGCGCGTGTCCCAGGGGTGTACAGCGATTGCTTAGTTCTAGATTCTAGATGATTCACATTTTGTGTTATTTGAAATACTTGAGAAATGTGTAAATATAAGAAATTGTGTCGGACAATACaatatttgaaatattttcgGGTAAAATATACACACGCGTGGATTCTGGGAAATATTACAagaaaataattttaaatatcAAAGAAAATTcgcaaaaatatttttgtaacgCCAACAAATTGGTTCTCCTTTCAAAGGACTTGTACAAGAAAATAATTTCAAATATTAAAGAAAATTcccaaaaatatttttgtaacgCCAACAAATTGGTTCTCCTTTCAAAGGACTTGTACAGACATTAATATTCGTCTTGGGAACGCTTTTCGGAGCCCCCTTATTCCACACACTATTACATTCCccctctcactctcactcactctctctctcttactctCTCTGCCGCCACCTACAGCACTTTTTCTCACGCAATGAGGCCCACAAAAGTGGACATTGTTTTGCCCAATGCCACCCCATTTTTCAGTCTACACCATTTGAATTTTAAATTCCAAACGCAAATATTTACAACATGCCATAAAAATGCAAAATTCATTGACGGCTGCGGGGGGCCGGGGCAGGAAGAACACTGTGTAAAATGCCGGATAAATAATTAAATGCCATTAATTGGAATTGTGTAAATTTCGCAGggaaaaaattcaaatttaaatgaagcacaaacacaacaaaagtacatgtgtatctgtgtgtgcagTGGAATAAAAGTGGATGCACATGAAacaataaatacataaataaaggCAAATTAAACAAGGAAAAAAGGCGTACCGAAAGGCATGGAAACATTTGATACCCTGCACAAGGGACACAGAATGGTTCTCCACTCTTTCTCTTTTGGTGATTATTTCCTTTTGTTCCTGAAATACTGAATACCTCAAGAACGCCTGAACCGATTTTAAGGGGTTTTGTTCTTTAATCTATAAATTTTGTCAAATAGCTTTTACCTTGCCAACATTTAGAAATAATCATTATACCCTCACAATACCTAGGGTACATGGAAATTGCAAATTGCAGGCGACAAAGAGACATATTGGATTGGATCCCTATTCAGGGAAATGTCCATTGAATATATGTGTAATTACACACGGTTGGAAAACATTTATAAAGGACACTGTGAATGagataaattaattaaatttaacCCAATAAGCCATGGAAATTTCATTTCTGGCTGCCAGCCAAAAACTATCTACAGTACAGCCACCCCCACCCGCCCACCCCAGCCCATTCTCCTTCGCCCCCTTCCCCCCTCCCTCAACACAACACGCCACAATGACGTGCACAAATTTTCATTGGAAAATGAAATGTGCGAAAAgcaatttaattatttatccCCAATTTTCGCTTAAAGCGAAAACACAACTGAAATGAAACGAAAAGAAATCAAATCACGccaaactaaaaaaaaaatataaaaaaaaatcaaaaacaatttataaaTCGATCTGGTTTGCTGCTGGCTCGATGCCAGAGAAACGAAAATAAACGGATTGCCATTAACTGAAACTAGAAATGTTATAAACAAATCGGGGGCGAACGAAACGGCTGATGGATACCCTGTAGCCTGACAAATGGATACATAAATATACGAATTTATCCACAAGCAATAGTGGGGATTTATTCAATGAATAAATTGTTGAAAATTCCATTACGGACCTAAATATTTAGCCAGACATCCCATAAGCCAGATGCGATTGAATTGGTAGCTCTCCAAGAGGTGCTTATAGGGTATTTCTTGCGTCGTTATTGCACATAAATGTTTCACACTCCCTTTTGTGGTTCTAGCTATAAAAATCCCAAATACCTCAGTTTTCTGTTTAGAATATCATTATAATATTTCATAATAGACGATTTCCTGAATACCAAAtgaaatatttcaaaaatgtGTGCTTGAATTCCCCAAAAACCTGATTAATTATGTTCGAAGAATTTAAGAAATGTGTGGATGATGGCAGGAAAACTAGaacaaagaaacaaaaacaaaaaaaaaaaaaatagaacgGAATAAGTAGATTGACAACAATGACCTGCTGCGGTGTTCCCTTGGCTCGCAAGGAATCTCCTGGCAAATAGCCAACAAAAAGCAACGCCAACACGACCCAGAGACAGAGGGACTACGTCTACGAGTAAAAGCAGTTTGTGGGTCTGGTTTGGCAAAGGCAATTGCAACCAGTTTCAATAAATCATGATTGTGGCTGGGTTATGGGTTGTTTTCCTTATTTTATTCCCAGTTTAACTTCTGTTTTAAGGCATTATGGGCAgtttttcttcgttttcttcCGTTTTCCCTGGCTGGTCCATTCGTTCAGTATAGGCTCTCCCTGGTATAGAAGCTGTCCCACACGACAAACTGTTTGCTCTCGGGCAGCGGAATAAACTCCAGGCCATCGGCAATGTTGAGGCACAGCTCGGGACCGCCGGGACGCAGGGGATCCCATTTGACCGGCGCAATGGTCTCGCAGTTGGGATCCCCGGTGATGGCAAACGATGTCCACATGGCAATCAGGCGCTCAATGGTCCGGTACTCGGGCGTGGCCTTGTCCAGCTTGCTGGAGAGTATGCCGTAGAACATGTAGGAGATGTCATCGGCATGGCAGACGCCGCGCACCTTCCGGCCGCACTTGAGGTTCCGATAGTGGTTGAAGTGCGGCGAGTCCATGTCGAAGCGGTACAGATAGGTGGCCGTGGCCGGGGCATAGACCGATCGGGCGAGCAGCGTGCGGTGGATGTCGTGCCAAAAGTTCTTGGTGCTCAGGATGTGCAGGCACTCGAACAGCTCCATGCTGCCGcggtcggggtcaccaaagtAGGCGACCTTCAGCCGGCTGACCATTTCGTTCAGGTCGTCCTGGTCGATGACATCGCGCACCTGGCGGGGAATGAGCGCCTCGAAGGCGCTCAGCATGTGAAGGGCATCCTGCAGAGTGGTCTGGTAGGAGAAGAGGCCCTCGAAGGAGTTGGCGCCGATGATCAGCGGCAGCGCATTGCCCCAGGCACTGGccagctgctcctgctggggCCGCGCCACCACACAGTCCTCCCCCACATACGGCTCGATGACCGGCCCGAAGGCGATGATCTCATAGTcccgctcctcctcctgcgTGATTATCGCATTGCAGTGAAGGGCCAGCTTGCTGCCAGGCGTCTCCTGCAGGAACTTCAGTAGTTCCTGCTCGTCGTCCTCCTGGCCCGTGTAGCCCAGTTTCTTGACCAGGCGCTGGGCCCACCGTCTGTCCGGCTCCGTTGCCCAGGCGCACAGCGCCGACCCGGACTGGACAATGGCGCGATGGAAGAGGCCACGCGTCTGGTCGGTCTGCATCATGATGTGCGTGGAGGCGGCGCCCGCGGACTCGCCCATCAGCGTCACATTGTCGGGGTCACCATTGAAGCTGGCGATGTTCTCCTTGACCCAGCGCAGGGCCTGCACCTGATCCTTGAGCCCTGCATTGCCGGGGACATTGAGAGAGCGCTCCTTGAGACTGAGGAAGCCCAGGACGCCAACGCGATAGTTGAAGGTCACCAGGATGACATCGTGCTTCATGAAGTAGTCCGGCCCGTAGAGATCCCGCGAGGCGCCACCGATCTGAAAGCCACCGCCGAAGATCCAGACCATCACGGGCAGCGGCTTCGGCGATTCCAATCTCTTGGCGTACACATTCAGATAGAGGCAGTCCTCGGAGCCCTCGGCGGACATTGTGATGGAGTTGCGCTGCATGGGCTTCTCCCTCGCGTACGTGCAGTCCCTCACCCCCTGCCAGGGCTGCACGGGCTGGGGGGCGCGGAACCGCAGCTCGCCCACCGGCGGCTGGGCAAAGGGTATGCCCTCGAAGGCATGGTAGATCTCTCCGTCGTAGACGGTCCTCCGCTGCAGACCCTTCAGCAGGCCGTATTTCGTTTCCAGCTGTGTGCTCTGATTCGTGCCCAGCCGGTATTGGATGAGCTTATGGCCGATGACTCTGAAAAACAGAGAAAAACCAAAGATGAGTCATCGTGCGGCCAGATTAAAAGGCTTTTCAGCCCGAACTCTGAACTCACTTTGCTCCCAGCTTAACCTTGTCACCAAATCCCACACGTAAATCCATTTCGCTCTATGTACTCTATGTACTCTATGTATTCTATACTATACTATGTATAGTATTTGTATAATCTCCACCGACAGCTATGTGCTTACACTTCCAGCGCGGTCGAATGCCACGCAGAGACTGAAAAACCATTCTCGCTGCTCTATGCCCCAGTAAAAGTTGATGATAAAACTGTTTAGATAGCAGCCACCCCCTCCCCTCAAGTGTGGGGCGTGGCGTGATGCCCGCCCACCGACCGACCCTCCGACATCATAATTATTCCTGTTGGACTCGAAGCATTTGACGGAGCTCTGGAGTCCGTTCCATATGTGGATCCCTAGATAATAACAAATTTGAGTGGTACTCATTTGGCCAATCCCTAATTGCGTTCGGACAGCGAACACATAGGTGCATTGTGTTAGCCCCTCCGATAAGGCTGATAAGGTgtggttcggttcggttcggttcgatGAGGGGAAAATCAAGTACAGAATCTATATTTATAGCTAGTGCAGAGCTATACAAAGATTATGGGGTAAGCCAGAGTAGGATAGTAGAAGGGAACATACAAATTGAAGAAATGAAGAAATGTTAATGGATTAATGGTAGAAAAGCTTCAACTTTGTCTACACCAAAGACTCAATATCCCAATGAAAGGTCATACATTTCAGTCACCAAAgttcaacaaatagaaacagAAATTTCTTACTTTAAAAGATATTGcctattaattttaattgaatgAAATTAATGTGTTCTAATATGATTATCTTTGCATTTCATTAAACGAAACCCCAAACGGGAAAATTGTTTCCTTAAACATCTTGTGAATCGCAAATATACAAATTTCTGTATTTAATTGTCGATGCCTGTGAGTACTTTGCTGTCATTAATTAAGCATCAAAATGATATATGGAGTGGGCCTCCACCCCATAAGAATATACTCTCAGGCATCCTTGTGATGACGTGGTGGTGGGGTGTCTCTGTCTCATTCTATCCTCTGACTCTGGCTCACCTCGCGCtagcgctctctctctctcgctctttttTCACCTCCTGCTCTTTGGTCTTGTCTGTGCATTAGTTAATTTGATTATTTCACACTTCGTCTGCTTTGAACCAACATTTAATTTTGCCTCAACGGAGCTTAGCtgcccccctctctctctctctctctttcgctcgcTGGCTCTCTTATTCATCCTTTATTCGCTTTGTTGGTTCTGTTTACTTTatttcatttgtttgtttgtgcgTTTACTCAACTTTTGTTATCGCTTTCGCCTggtttctctctctccgttGCTTACTTTTGTTTcagtttctgttgctgtttggTGTTTCGTGTTCTATCATTGCAGCACCCTCACTAGTATTAGATTAGTAAAGAACTTAACAAGTTAATCAAAGTAAATGCCTAAACAGTGTCTTTAATGTCTTTAATATTGAATTTTATAAGCTCAAGCCTGTTTTCCTATTAAATTCCCACCCCTTGAAGAAAAGCTTTCATTTATTGTTATTTATATACATTTGTATGTACATGTCCCCTCCTTTTGTATCTTTAATACTTTTTGTTGCTATCCACAATATTTCGGCTTAGACTGTTGCCAGGTGGATTACTGGCAGGGGGGGTCCTAAGTGTGTCTGAGTGCCCCCAGCCCTGCACATTCTGCAGATTCCATTgactaaataaataaatgcacCACAGTGCAATCTATTCTGTGGAGAGCATACGTTGATGtcggtgtgtgggtgtgtgtgtgtgtgtgtgtgtgcctgtgcgtTCGTTGCTTTTGTGTTTGCTCTGCTTTCGAGCCCAGGCGCCGTTGTTGCATTTGCAGACTACGCATTTGCTTCCCGTCGTTATCTTAGCTCCACATCTcccctctctccccctccctcCTCGCATTCGGTTTTCCATTTGACTCTTGCCATGACGACCTCCAAGTGTCTGCAtcctcttcttcttctgcaGGGTATATTAAATAGAAGGGAAGGCCAGTCTTTGgcactcactctctctctctcactctctcgtTATAAATACCCCGCCAGAGTCCTCTTCCCCATCTTACAAATGCCTGCTCCTTCGTCACCTTCTTTTTCCTCTTTGTGTTGTTTTTGGGGGCTCGTGTTTACATGAATGCCGCCAGCCACCGCCTACTTGTTAAAGGTGACGCGACCCTCGAGCTGCTCCTTGCCTTGTCCCACTTCCCTTTTTGTCGCTTGCTCGTGTTGGTTTTTGTCtaccactctctctctctgcccct
It encodes the following:
- the LOC108158830 gene encoding esterase B1, encoding MDLRVGFGDKVKLGAKVIGHKLIQYRLGTNQSTQLETKYGLLKGLQRRTVYDGEIYHAFEGIPFAQPPVGELRFRAPQPVQPWQGVRDCTYAREKPMQRNSITMSAEGSEDCLYLNVYAKRLESPKPLPVMVWIFGGGFQIGGASRDLYGPDYFMKHDVILVTFNYRVGVLGFLSLKERSLNVPGNAGLKDQVQALRWVKENIASFNGDPDNVTLMGESAGAASTHIMMQTDQTRGLFHRAIVQSGSALCAWATEPDRRWAQRLVKKLGYTGQEDDEQELLKFLQETPGSKLALHCNAIITQEEERDYEIIAFGPVIEPYVGEDCVVARPQQEQLASAWGNALPLIIGANSFEGLFSYQTTLQDALHMLSAFEALIPRQVRDVIDQDDLNEMVSRLKVAYFGDPDRGSMELFECLHILSTKNFWHDIHRTLLARSVYAPATATYLYRFDMDSPHFNHYRNLKCGRKVRGVCHADDISYMFYGILSSKLDKATPEYRTIERLIAMWTSFAITGDPNCETIAPVKWDPLRPGGPELCLNIADGLEFIPLPESKQFVVWDSFYTRESLY